One genomic segment of Mycolicibacterium psychrotolerans includes these proteins:
- a CDS encoding YhgE/Pip domain-containing protein — protein MVGGLALGSEIKRFARNRMTRIAIVVLMLMPLSYGALYLWAYWDPFGHVNKLPVALVNSDRGAEVSGEPMNVGAEIAGRLADDASLDWHLVDDAEARDGVAHGKYYFMLELPPDFSEAIASPTTGNPRKAQLIAEYNDANNYISSSIGRTAVEQVLNAVSTRISGQAVNQVLSVITTSGTGIKQAADGAAQLSDGAAQLDSGAGQLVAGLDAARSGSGDLAAGSRTLSDGIDTATDPLLKITDLLAQIGTQSDQVNGQVQDSSSALTEASDELDAINGTQDAAAQSLTSIIDSLSANQDPVSMMATGKLRETRDQLLAHQRTPDIQAKLDKARAAADAGGPVGSALTDISSKGKELSDKLTQLRDGAQQLASGNAQLSAGIATLDDGVRQLKSGTAQLRSGSNELETKLAEGAQKVPDWSPQQKDAIAEAIGGPVQLTSSHENSAPNFGTGMAPFFLTLALFFGAMLLWMAFRPLQNRAIAAEISPIRVTLASYLPAVLIGIPQAVILYCVVRFALHVHAEHPVAMLGFMMLASCAFIAVAQAISAWLGPVLGKVLLMTLLMVQLVSAGGLYPVETTTKPFQSLHRLDPMTYGVNGLRQLILGGIDQRLWQALIFLGALWLGSILLTALAARRNQLWNLTRLVPSVKM, from the coding sequence ATGGTGGGCGGACTTGCCCTGGGGTCGGAGATCAAACGCTTCGCCCGGAATCGGATGACGCGGATCGCCATCGTCGTCTTGATGCTGATGCCGCTGTCCTACGGTGCGCTCTATCTGTGGGCGTACTGGGATCCGTTCGGGCACGTGAACAAACTGCCGGTGGCACTGGTCAATTCGGACCGGGGCGCCGAGGTTTCCGGTGAGCCGATGAACGTCGGCGCCGAGATCGCTGGCCGGCTCGCCGATGATGCAAGCCTGGATTGGCACCTGGTCGACGACGCCGAGGCGCGCGACGGGGTGGCGCACGGCAAGTACTACTTCATGCTGGAACTGCCACCGGACTTCAGCGAGGCCATCGCGTCGCCCACCACCGGTAACCCCCGCAAAGCACAACTCATCGCCGAGTACAACGACGCCAACAACTACATCTCGTCGAGTATTGGCCGCACCGCTGTCGAGCAGGTGCTCAACGCCGTGTCGACCAGGATCTCCGGGCAGGCGGTCAACCAGGTGCTGTCGGTGATCACGACCTCGGGGACGGGGATCAAGCAGGCGGCCGACGGAGCGGCCCAGCTCTCCGATGGCGCAGCCCAACTCGATTCCGGTGCTGGGCAGTTGGTGGCCGGCCTCGATGCGGCCCGGTCCGGTTCCGGGGATCTGGCGGCGGGATCCCGCACGCTGTCCGACGGCATCGACACCGCCACCGATCCCCTGCTCAAGATCACCGACCTGCTGGCGCAGATCGGCACGCAGAGCGATCAGGTCAACGGCCAGGTCCAGGACAGCTCGTCGGCGCTGACGGAGGCATCTGACGAACTCGACGCCATCAACGGGACGCAAGACGCCGCCGCCCAGTCCTTGACCTCGATCATCGACAGCCTGTCGGCGAACCAGGATCCGGTGTCAATGATGGCCACCGGAAAACTGCGCGAGACCCGCGACCAGTTGCTCGCCCATCAGCGAACCCCGGACATCCAGGCGAAGCTCGACAAGGCTCGCGCGGCCGCCGACGCGGGTGGTCCCGTCGGTTCTGCGCTGACCGATATCTCCTCCAAGGGCAAGGAACTCAGCGACAAGCTCACTCAGTTACGCGACGGCGCCCAGCAGCTTGCGTCGGGCAATGCCCAGCTCAGCGCCGGCATCGCCACACTCGACGATGGCGTCCGGCAGCTGAAATCCGGTACGGCGCAACTGAGGTCAGGGTCGAATGAGCTGGAGACGAAGCTGGCCGAGGGCGCGCAGAAGGTTCCCGACTGGAGTCCCCAGCAGAAGGACGCCATCGCAGAGGCGATCGGTGGCCCCGTTCAGCTGACGAGTTCGCATGAGAACTCGGCGCCGAACTTCGGCACCGGCATGGCGCCGTTCTTCCTGACGCTCGCGCTGTTCTTCGGCGCCATGCTGTTGTGGATGGCGTTCCGCCCGCTGCAGAACCGGGCCATCGCCGCCGAGATCAGTCCGATCCGCGTGACGCTGGCCAGTTATCTGCCTGCTGTGCTGATCGGGATTCCCCAAGCGGTGATCCTGTACTGCGTCGTGCGCTTCGCTCTGCACGTCCACGCGGAGCATCCGGTGGCGATGCTGGGTTTCATGATGCTGGCTTCCTGTGCGTTCATCGCGGTGGCCCAGGCGATCAGCGCCTGGCTCGGCCCGGTGTTGGGCAAGGTGCTCCTGATGACGCTGCTGATGGTGCAACTGGTCAGCGCGGGCGGGCTCTACCCCGTCGAGACCACCACCAAGCCGTTCCAGTCTCTCCACCGGCTCGACCCGATGACCTACGGCGTCAACGGGCTGCGCCAGTTGATCCTCGGCGGTATCGACCAGCGGCTGTGGCAGGCCTTGATCTTCCTGGGTGCCCTGTGGTTGGGGTCGATACTGCTGACCGCCCTGGCGGCGCGGCGCAACCAGTTGTGGAACCTCACCCGACTGGTGCCGAGCGTCAAGATGTAG
- a CDS encoding IS30 family transposase, translating to MHSGGSTTEAALLAGVSENAALRWVKQAGYVPRTPVLAVVEPDRSQRPRAVGVHRTLPARGVARDRLHPRTGGRAAAASSRHDRSRARPRATGSGYRARVGQDVAEQKRTRPKPRRLESRPALLAEVLQGLEHKHSPEQIAGRLRQDFPDDPEMWVSHETIYQALYVQPRGELARLVKTALRTGRVRRKPHGRNTADGRGKIRDMINISERPAEAADRAIPGHWEGDLILGSTASGSAIGTLVERTTGFVVLLHLPDDRTAATLAEAMAVKIPDIPEILRRSLTWDQGSEMALHTKITEATGLPIYFCDPHSPWQRGTNENTNGLLRQYFPKGTDLSFYGPGWLDQVAAELNARPRKRLGWRTPAEELDRLLSDPSTFAAATA from the coding sequence ATGCATTCCGGGGGATCGACAACTGAGGCGGCCCTGCTGGCCGGCGTGTCGGAGAACGCCGCGCTGCGCTGGGTCAAACAGGCTGGGTACGTGCCCAGAACCCCCGTGCTTGCCGTGGTCGAACCCGACCGATCGCAGCGCCCGCGCGCCGTTGGCGTTCACCGAACGCTGCCGGCTCGAGGAGTTGCTCGAGACCGGTTACACCCCCGAACGGGCGGCCGGGCTGCTGCAGCGTCATCGCGACACGATCGGTCGCGAGCTCGTCCGCGGGCGACCGGCTCGGGGTATCGGGCCCGGGTCGGCCAGGACGTCGCCGAGCAGAAACGCACACGACCCAAACCACGGCGGCTGGAGTCGCGGCCTGCGTTATTGGCAGAGGTTCTGCAAGGCTTGGAGCACAAGCACAGCCCCGAGCAGATCGCGGGCCGGCTGCGCCAGGACTTCCCCGACGATCCGGAGATGTGGGTGTCACACGAAACGATCTACCAAGCCCTCTACGTCCAACCCCGCGGCGAGTTGGCCCGGCTGGTCAAGACCGCGCTGCGCACCGGTCGGGTGCGACGAAAACCACACGGCCGCAACACCGCTGACGGCCGAGGCAAGATCCGCGACATGATCAACATCAGCGAGCGGCCCGCTGAGGCCGCCGACCGCGCGATCCCGGGCCACTGGGAGGGGGACCTGATCCTGGGCAGTACCGCCTCAGGCTCGGCGATCGGCACCCTGGTCGAGCGCACCACCGGCTTCGTGGTGCTGCTGCACCTGCCCGATGACCGCACCGCGGCCACCCTGGCCGAGGCGATGGCGGTCAAGATTCCCGACATTCCCGAGATCCTGCGCCGCTCGTTGACCTGGGATCAAGGCAGCGAAATGGCGCTACACACCAAGATCACCGAAGCCACCGGACTACCGATCTACTTCTGTGACCCGCACAGCCCCTGGCAGCGCGGCACCAATGAGAACACCAACGGACTGCTGCGCCAGTACTTCCCCAAAGGCACTGACCTGTCGTTTTACGGGCCCGGATGGCTTGACCAGGTCGCCGCCGAACTCAACGCGCGACCCCGCAAACGCCTCGGCTGGCGGACCCCCGCCGAAGAACTCGACCGACTACTCTCAGACCCGTCCACATTCGCTGCAGCGACCGCCTGA